The Agrobacterium larrymoorei sequence CAGCTATTCCGCCCAAGAGCTTGCTGCCTTGGCGCACGTCTCGAAAGCGACCGTCACGCGGTTTATCCAACGGCTTGGATACGACAATTATGAGGAGGCGCGGCGTCATGCGCGCGAGGAGAAGCAGACCGGCTCGCGCCTCTTCCTAGAACGCTCCGACGACAGTGAAACGATGCAGTCGGTTCAAGCGCATGCTGCGCAAGACATTGCAAATATCGAGGCGACATTTCTCGCCATATCTGACCGACAGATAGAGAGTGCCGCCGATTGTCTGCTTCAGGCGCGTAAAGTCTGGGTGATCGGATTTCGCAGCAGCCAGCCTTTCGCTGCCTATTTGCAATGGCAACTGACGCAGGTCATTGAACATATCGTTGTCATACCCGGCCCCGGCCAGACACTCGGTGAATATTTCGCCAGTATGCAGGAATCCGATATCGTCGTGATGTTTGCCATGCGACGTCGCGTGGCCCAGATCGATATCATCCTTGACCATGTCAGGGCGTCGGAGGCCAAGCTCATCTATGTGACCGACGAAGGGGCTCCCGGCCATAGCGGCGCCACCTGGCATTTCCGATGCCAGACACTCGCGCCGGGCCCGCTGTTCAACCACACGGCTGTCATGGCGCTCTGCCATTTGCTGATCACGCGTTGTCTTGAAAAAGCCGGCCTTTCTGGACGCAAACGCTTGCGCAAGATAGAGACGCTGAACGATAGCCTCGATGAGTTGTGAGAGCTTCCTGGGGCGGCGCGGCCATCGTCATTTGATGCGTTTTCCGTGTGAAATTCCAGGCAAATCCAGTGATTAAAAGCCTCGCCAATGACATCGCGCATTGGGCGCTTCTCCGGCGCGAAGGCTGTATCTTCCGCCATCCAGGCGTAAAGCGCGGCACAAGCTTCATTGTATAATTGATCTCCAGTCTATCACGGCCATGGTGCCGCCTCCGGCGGTGCGGCCGGTTTGAAGGTTCTGAATGCAATGAATGCATCGATTGGCGGCACGGCCCAGAATTCGCTCCTCCCGACTTTGCTGGAGCTTGCAAGAACCCAGCGCCTTTCGCTGGTAGACCTGCTGAAATTCGCGGAAACGCTGACGGCGCAAGGCAATCGCCAAGAGGCGGCAGAACTCTACAAGACCTGGCTCGCCTTCAATGAGCCGCATCCTGCCCAGCATATGGTCTGCTTCAATTTCTCCGTTCTGTTGCGGCAGATGGACGATGTTGCAGGCGCCATCACCGCCATGCAGGCGGCGTTGAAACACGATCCGATGTTCGGTCCCGCCCATATCAATCTCGGCCTTGCCTATGAGGATGCCGGGATGGCGACGCTTGCCATTCAGCAGTGGCAAGGCTTTGCGGAGAAAACATCTGAGACGACGCCGGACCAGCTTCTCTATCGCCATCTGGCGCTGCAGCACATCGGTCGCGTGATGGAAAATGCCGGACTGATGGAAGAGGCGGAGGCAGCTCTTTGGCAAGCCATGGAGCTTCGCCCGCACAAACTGGAATCGGGACAGCATTGGAGCGCTCTGCGCCAGCGGCAATGCAAGTGGCCGGTCCTCACGCCCTCCATTCACGTCACCCAGCGGCAGATGATCGATGCCATGCCGCCGCTGACGCTTGGCTGCTATGCCGACGATCCGATCTTCCAACTGGCCAACGCTCATCAATATGGCAAGACGCTCGTCGGGCGACCGGATATCAGAGATTTCCCCCGGCCCACCGTCCGGCAGAAAACGGGAACCGGCCAAAGGCTGCGTGTCGGTTACGTGTCGTCGGACCTGCGCGATCACGCCGTTGGCTTTGCACTGAGGGAAGTGCTGGAACTACATGACAAGGCGCGTGTCGAAATCTACGCCTATTACTGCGGCGAAGCGGTCGCGAACGATCCGACACAGGCGCGGATGAAAGCGGTCGTCGATTGCTGGCGCGACGTCGCCAAGCTCTCCGATGAAGCCGCCGCCCGGCAGATCGCCAGCGACGAGATCGACATTCTGATCGATGTGAACGGCTACACCAAGCACGCCCGCACTAAGATTTTCGCCTATCGTCCCGCACCCGTCATCGTCAATTTCTGCGGCTATCCGGGCTCAATGGCGACGCCTTTCCACCAGTACATGATTGCCGACGAGGTCATCGTGCCGGAGGAAAGCGAAATCTATTATACGGAAAAGGTGCTGCGGATTGCCTGCAATCAGCCGCTTGACCGCAAGCGCGTCATCGCGGAGCGCCCGTCGCGCCAGGAGGCTGGCTTGCCGGAAGACGCTTTCGTCTTTGCCTGCTTCAATGGCATGCAGAAGATCACGCCCTCCACCTTCACGCAGTGGATGGGCATTTTGAACGAGACCCCGGGCAGCATCCTTTGGCTCCTGACCGGTGGCGACAAGACCGATCAGCGCCTGCGCGATCTGGCAGAGGCGGCTGGGATTGCGCCGGAGCGGCTTCTCTTCGCGCCGAAAGCTGCAAACGCCATGCACCTTGCCCGCATCGCGGTGGCAGATCTTTTCCTCGATACGTTCCCCTATGGCGCCCACTCGACCGCAGCGGATGCGTTAACTGTCGGTCTTCCGGTTCTGACATTCCCGGGCAAGTCCTTCCCTGCGCGCTTCTGCAGCAGCGTCGTTGCCGCAACGGGTTGTTCGGAGCTTATCTGCGCCGGCCCCGAGGACTATGTCGCCAAGGCGATTGCTTTTGCAAAGACGCCTGCAAGCCTGAAGGCCGTAAGGAAGAAGCTGGAAGCGGAACGGGAGACGAGTGTCCTGCGCGATATTCCTGGCACCGCGCGAAGGCTCGAAGATCTATACTGGCAGATGCAGGGCGAAGCCGAACGGGGTGAAACGCCTGTCCCCGATCTTCGCAATCTCGATGTCTATTACGAGATCGGCAGCGAGCTTGTCTCGGAGAACCTCGAATACGTCGATGAGGCAACCTACCGCGATCGTTATGTTCAAAAGCTGCGGGACTGGAACGGCTTCTCGCCCCTCTATCATGACAACCGCTTGTGGACGACGCAAGCATCCGCCACCCCTTGAACAAAGGCAGAGCCGCCGTGTCCCGACAGAAAATTGCAATCGTAGGCGCCGGGCTCTCCGGTGCGGTGATCGGCCGTGAATTGGCGGAAGCCGGTCACGAGGTCGTCATTTTCGACCGGCGGGAGCATGTTGCGGGTAACTGCCATACCGAGCGCGACACTGAGACCGGCGTCATGGTGCATGTCTACGGCCCGCATATCTTCCACACCGACGATGCGGAAGTCTGGGATTACGTCAACCGCTTCCAGACCTTCAAACCCTACAAAAACCGGGTGAAGACGACGAGCCGCGGCCAGGTTTTTTCCCTGCCGGTCAATCTGCATACGATCAATCAGTTCTTTGGCAAGACCCTGCGCCCGGATGAGGCGAAAGCCTTCATCGAAGAGCAGGCCGATACGTCTATTACCGATCCGCAGACCTTCGAGGAACAGGCGCTGCGCTTTGTCGGACGCGGCCTCTATGAGGCGTTCTTCGAGGGCTACACGCAAAAGCAGTGGGGCTGCTCGCCGAAGGATCTGCCAGCCTCCATCCTCAAGCGCCTGCCGGTCCGCTTCAACTATGACGACGACTATTTCTTCCACAAATATCAAGGCATGCCGGAAAACGGCTACACCGAAATGGTGGACGGCATCCTCGATCATCCGGGCATCACGATCCGGCTGAAGACCGGTTTCGAACGGGCGGACAAGGACAACTACGACCACACCTTCTATTCGGGTGCGCTGGACGGATACTTCGACTACGCGAAAGGCCGTCTCGGCTATCGCACCCCTGGATTTCGAACGTTTCACCTATGAGGGCGACTATCAGGGCTGCGCGGTGATGAATTACGGCGAAACGTCTATTCCCTATACCCGCATCACCGAACACAAGCATTTTTCGCCGTGGGAGAAGCATGAAGGATCGGTCTGCTACCGCGAATTCGCCCGCGAATGCGGTCCCGACGACACACCATATTACCCCATCAGACTGGTGAAGGAAAAAGAACAGCTGGCCGACTATGTCGCTCTTGCGAACGCCGAAGACAGCATCAGCTTTGTGGGACGACTGGGCACGTACCGATATCTCGACATGGATGTGACCATCCGAGAGGCGCTGGATACCGCGCGACTGTTTCTGTCCATCCGCAACAAGCAACAACGCATGCCGGCCTTTCTCAACCCTCCACTGTGATAGAGGCGGTCCTTCCGAAAGCTGACAGTTTCGCACAAGCAACTACACCTAGGATTGTTATAGCCGGACGTATTCCGTCGATGGGATGTATCCGAGGTAGAATAGAGGGGCACACTGCCCGTCTGAGCTTTGGTCAGGTTTATCAATGACATCGATCGTATCTTCGCTGAGCATCAACCAGATCAGAAGTCTCACGCCAGATCAGGTCGCTGCCTGGAGCACCGAGGACATCTCTTTTCTCACCTCGCAGCAGATCAAAGCCCTCTCTTCCGATCAAGTGGCCGCGCTGGATACCGAGGACGTCAAGGCCTTCAACCCAAGCCAACTCAGCGCAGTGTCTACCAACGCCATCATTGGGCTGACGCTTGCTCAACTGGCGGTCCTGGACAGTATCTCGATTTCAAGCCTCACCGGCAGACAGGTCGGTGCCTTGACGGCCGAACAGGTAGAGGGACTGACAAGCGCGCAGGCCGAAGCTTTGACGTCGTCCCAAGTCGCATCGATGACCTCCGATCAACTGGCGATGATGAGCCCGGAAGACATCAAGACATTCTCCACGGAAGATATTGCGGCAATCTCCAGCCGTGCTATCCCGGGGCTGACGCCTGAATTGCTCGCGGCGTTATCGTCCGAGAAGATTGCGGCAATCAGTCCGAAGGCGATACCCCGTCTGACAACGGCTCAACTCGAAGCCCTGAGTGCAACTCAGGTGAAGGCTCTGACGTCGCTGCAGTTGGGGGCGCTGAAGCCCACACAGCTTGCGGCATTCGATGCAGAGGACATCGGCAATCTGACGGCCGGTGCGATCCAAGGGCTATCTACGACCGCAGTCGCGTCGCTGTCGACGGAGCAAATCAGCGCGTTCTCCACCGCGCAACTGACCGCTTTAACCTCGGCACAAGTCAAGGCTCTGACCTCGGCCCAGGTGGCAGCCTTGAGCACGGACTCCATCGCCGCCTTCACCACTGGACAGATTCCAGCACTCTCCTCCCGAGCGATCACCGGCCTGACCGCCGAACAGCTTGAGAAGCTTTCAACTGCCCAGGTCGAGGCTTTCGTGCCGTTGCAGGTTAAGGCGTTGAACTCCAATCAGGTCGCTGCGCTCACATCGGCGCAGATCGCCACCTTCTCGACTGCCGATATCGCCGCTATCACCAGCGCCGCGGCGGCTGGCCTTAGCACGGCCATCCTGGAGACGCTGACGACAACGAATATTGCAGCGCTGAGTAGTGCGGCATTTTCGAAGCTTAGCACCGACCAGATCGATGCGCTGACTTCAGCGCAGCTAGGCGCAATCACCAGCAGCCAGGTCGCGGCACTCTCATCCACTCAGGTTGCGGTGCTGGGCTCAGAGAAGATCCAGGCGCTCAACACATCGGCGATCGGCTCGCTCTCCGCCAAGGCGATGCCGGGCCTCAGCATCGAAGTCATTAAGGCCTTTACGACCGATCAGGTGAAAGGCCTGAGCACGGCGATTATATCACGACTGAGCGTCGAGCAGATCGGCGCACTTTCGGTAGACCAGGTCGAAGCCTTGACCGCCTCGCAGATCAAAGTCCTCAGTTCCAGCCAGATGACGGCGCTCCACGCCGACGACATCGCGACGTTTACTGAGGATGAAATTGCCGCCATCTCGACAAGAGGGATCCTGGGCGTCAGCACCGCAGCGATCGAAGGTCTAACCACGAACCAAATCGCAAAATTGTCGACCGCCGCCTTTTCGGCCCTCTCCACCGACCAGCTCAAGGCTTTGACGTCAGACCAGCTCAAATCGATCACGACCATCCAGCTCAATGCCTTGAAGGCTGCTCAGATCAAGTCGCTTGCGGCTGAAGACATCGCTGCTTTGACAAATGAGCAAATCGCCGCGCTCAGCACCGAAGCCGTTGCAAATCTGACGACGGCCCAAGTTGACAATTTAAAGCCATCGCAGCTGGAGGCTCTGACCTCCGTTCAGGTCAGGGCTATGACCTCTGCCCAGCTTTCGGTTCTCGATGGCGCGGATATCAATTCTTTCTCTACGGCAGATATCAATGCGATCAGCGCCCGGACCGTCGTCGGACTGAGCGCCGATGTCATTGCCCTGCTGACGCCGGATCGCGTGGCCGCTTTGGCAACCGCCGCAGTGGCTGCGTTGACGACGGAACAGGTCGAGGCACTCTCGTCGACGCAGTTGTTTCGCCTCTCGTCATCTCAAGTTGCGGTCATGAGCTCCGCACAAGTCGAGGCGCTAAAACCGGATCAGGTCAAAGATGTCTGGTTGCCCGCCGAAGGAACTGAAAAACCCGTTCAGATCGCAGGCCTCTCGACAGCCGCCCTTGCAGCCTTGAGCACCAAGGCGGTGCCCGGTCTGTCGACGGGTTTGATGGCAGCGCTGACCACGAGGCAGCTGGCGGGCCTCAACCCCAGCGCTGTTGCAAAACTGACGTCTGAGCAAATGACCAGCCTGTCGAGCGTCCAAATCGCCGCTCTTTCTAAAGAGCAGGTCAGCGCCCTGGGTTCGATTCAGGTCGGAGCTTTGACGACGGCATCCATCGCCAAGCTGACGACCGACCAGATTAAATCATTGACTGGCACAGCACTGAAGGGCCTGAGTTCTGAGCAGGTCGGCGCGTGGTCGACAGAGCAGGTGTCTGCGCTGTCACCGGGGCAGATTGCTGCGCTCACATCCACTCAACTGGCGGGCCTTGGTACCGAAGACATCGCCGTTATTTCGACTGCAGCCATACAGGCTTTTGCGACAGGGGCAGTTGCGGGCCTCTCGAAAGAGGTCATCGCTGCCTTGTCCTCGGACAAGCTTGCGGTACTGAGCACCGGGGCCATAGCGACATTGACGGCGGAGCAAGTGGCTGCACTCTCGACCGCTCAGGTGGACGTCTTGACCACGAGGCAGATTTCCGCCCTCGGTTCCGCGCAGACTGCGGCTTTGGGACTTGAGGATATCGCGACATTTTCGACGGATGATATAGCCGCTTTGTCGGCGGCTGGCCTTTCCGGGCTGTCGACTGCTGTGATAGCATCGCTGACAAGCGAGAAGATCGCCGCCTTGTCGACTGGCGCTATCGCGGCCCTGACGGCGGATCAGGTCGAAGCAC is a genomic window containing:
- a CDS encoding MurR/RpiR family transcriptional regulator — protein: MVKEKSFLFRVRQALPDLHPAEKRIGEFICDFPGELASYSAQELAALAHVSKATVTRFIQRLGYDNYEEARRHAREEKQTGSRLFLERSDDSETMQSVQAHAAQDIANIEATFLAISDRQIESAADCLLQARKVWVIGFRSSQPFAAYLQWQLTQVIEHIVVIPGPGQTLGEYFASMQESDIVVMFAMRRRVAQIDIILDHVRASEAKLIYVTDEGAPGHSGATWHFRCQTLAPGPLFNHTAVMALCHLLITRCLEKAGLSGRKRLRKIETLNDSLDEL
- a CDS encoding O-linked N-acetylglucosamine transferase, SPINDLY family protein encodes the protein MNASIGGTAQNSLLPTLLELARTQRLSLVDLLKFAETLTAQGNRQEAAELYKTWLAFNEPHPAQHMVCFNFSVLLRQMDDVAGAITAMQAALKHDPMFGPAHINLGLAYEDAGMATLAIQQWQGFAEKTSETTPDQLLYRHLALQHIGRVMENAGLMEEAEAALWQAMELRPHKLESGQHWSALRQRQCKWPVLTPSIHVTQRQMIDAMPPLTLGCYADDPIFQLANAHQYGKTLVGRPDIRDFPRPTVRQKTGTGQRLRVGYVSSDLRDHAVGFALREVLELHDKARVEIYAYYCGEAVANDPTQARMKAVVDCWRDVAKLSDEAAARQIASDEIDILIDVNGYTKHARTKIFAYRPAPVIVNFCGYPGSMATPFHQYMIADEVIVPEESEIYYTEKVLRIACNQPLDRKRVIAERPSRQEAGLPEDAFVFACFNGMQKITPSTFTQWMGILNETPGSILWLLTGGDKTDQRLRDLAEAAGIAPERLLFAPKAANAMHLARIAVADLFLDTFPYGAHSTAADALTVGLPVLTFPGKSFPARFCSSVVAATGCSELICAGPEDYVAKAIAFAKTPASLKAVRKKLEAERETSVLRDIPGTARRLEDLYWQMQGEAERGETPVPDLRNLDVYYEIGSELVSENLEYVDEATYRDRYVQKLRDWNGFSPLYHDNRLWTTQASATP